A genomic window from Eleginops maclovinus isolate JMC-PN-2008 ecotype Puerto Natales chromosome 9, JC_Emac_rtc_rv5, whole genome shotgun sequence includes:
- the LOC134869166 gene encoding T-cell acute lymphocytic leukemia protein 1 homolog, with translation MSAGSLPRQVSTNSRERWRQQNVNGAFSDLRSLIPTHPPDRKLSKNEILRLALRYISFLEQVVMEQDGLTVAPRGRSGSVDQDDELQEASSPDSSCGSSADGLMEEHDCGELLQFLQPWVE, from the exons ATGAGTGCCG GCTCTCTCCCCCGTCAGGTCAGCACCAACAGTCGGGAGCGTTGGCGGCAGCAGAACGTTAACGGAGCGTTCAGCGACCTGCGGAGCCTCATCCCAACCCACCCCCCCGACAGGAAGCTCAGCAAGAACGAGATCCTGCGCCTCGCCCTGCGCTACATCAGCTTCCTGGAGCAGGTGGTGATGGAGCAGGACGGCCTCACCGTGGCCCCCAGGGGCCGGTCGGGCAGTGTGGATCAGGACGACGAGCTGCAGGAGGCGTCGTCTCCGGACTCCAGCTGTGGGAGCTCTGCAGACGGTCTGATGGAGGAGCATGACTGTGGAGAGCTTCTGCAGTTCCTCCAGCCATGGGTGGAGTAA